One genomic segment of Candidatus Eisenbacteria bacterium includes these proteins:
- a CDS encoding flagellar hook-basal body complex protein has product MRGLVISGSAIRPALTLQQVLANNLANSSVSGFRADRTAFHNLLTAQTGSLTEASGASLTMQVDETPGALETTGEPLHLALIGHGYFTVATEEGEKYTRSGDFFLGPDGTIQTYGGAELQTESGPIMVSSASQVVVESSGEVLVDGQSAGRLRLVQFKDPTSLSHAGGGLLSSDAEPEEASGLQVVQGRLEGSNVSPIHTMTEMITILRFLEANQKAFQAQDQSLDGLMRWAMQ; this is encoded by the coding sequence ATGCGTGGTTTAGTGATCTCAGGATCGGCCATTCGCCCCGCTCTGACCCTTCAACAGGTCCTTGCCAATAATCTCGCCAATTCCTCCGTCTCCGGTTTTAGGGCGGATCGCACCGCCTTTCACAATCTTCTCACCGCTCAAACCGGCTCCCTGACGGAGGCATCCGGCGCGAGCCTCACGATGCAGGTTGATGAAACACCGGGGGCCCTCGAAACAACAGGCGAACCCCTGCATCTTGCGCTTATCGGCCACGGGTACTTCACCGTCGCCACGGAAGAGGGAGAGAAGTATACGCGTTCGGGTGATTTCTTTCTGGGACCGGACGGCACAATCCAAACCTATGGTGGGGCCGAGCTTCAAACGGAGAGCGGACCGATCATGGTCTCGAGTGCGTCACAGGTGGTCGTCGAATCCTCGGGTGAGGTCCTGGTCGACGGTCAATCGGCCGGCCGGTTGCGATTGGTGCAATTCAAGGATCCCACATCGTTGAGCCATGCCGGGGGAGGCTTGCTCTCGAGTGATGCGGAACCCGAGGAGGCCTCCGGCCTTCAGGTTGTCCAGGGGCGTCTGGAAGGCTCCAATGTCTCACCTATACATACCATGACTGAAATGATCACGATTCTACGTTTTCTCGAAGCGAATCAGAAGGCCTTTCAAGCCCAGGATCAATCATTAGACGGTTTGATGCGCTGGGCCATGCAATAG
- the flgG gene encoding flagellar basal-body rod protein FlgG encodes MIRGLRTAASGMLAQQMSMDTIAHNLANVNTTGFKRIRMAFEDLLYEKLRPATGQAGESGSPNPLEIGHGSHVVATERLFSQGESETTNNPLDLIIQGEGFLQFVQPDGTIAYSRDGALKVDSEGRLVNASGYVLEPEITLPQDSTSVAITTDGRVIAQTAGSTTPAELGQILLARFLNPGALEGQGGNLLQASAAAGDPVVGAPEELGLGRTIQGSLERSNVQVVEEMVALIMAQRAFELNSKAVQSADEMLSIVNNLRRI; translated from the coding sequence ATGATTCGAGGTCTCCGAACAGCGGCTTCTGGAATGTTGGCGCAACAGATGTCGATGGACACAATCGCCCATAATTTGGCCAATGTGAACACCACAGGCTTCAAGCGGATTCGAATGGCCTTCGAAGATCTCCTTTATGAGAAGCTTCGCCCCGCCACCGGCCAAGCCGGCGAATCCGGCTCTCCCAATCCCTTGGAGATAGGCCATGGAAGCCACGTTGTCGCGACGGAACGGCTCTTCTCCCAGGGTGAGTCCGAGACAACAAACAATCCGTTGGATCTCATTATACAAGGAGAAGGCTTTCTACAATTTGTGCAACCCGATGGCACCATCGCCTATTCACGCGATGGAGCCCTCAAAGTCGATTCTGAAGGGCGGCTCGTGAATGCCAGCGGGTACGTCCTCGAACCTGAAATTACTCTGCCACAGGATTCCACCAGTGTTGCCATTACCACAGACGGCCGCGTTATAGCTCAAACGGCGGGAAGCACGACACCGGCTGAACTGGGACAGATCCTATTAGCCCGTTTTCTCAACCCGGGAGCATTGGAGGGGCAGGGGGGGAATTTATTGCAGGCGAGCGCCGCCGCCGGTGATCCTGTCGTTGGCGCACCGGAGGAGCTGGGTCTGGGGCGGACGATCCAGGGATCCCTGGAAAGATCGAATGTCCAAGTCGTGGAGGAGATGGTCGCCCTCATCATGGCGCAAAGGGCCTTTGAATTGAACTCGAAAGCTGTTCAATCAGCGGATGAGATGCTCTCAATCGTCAACAATCTGAGGAGAATCTAA
- a CDS encoding L,D-transpeptidase family protein, with amino-acid sequence MAGRSFKDEQICFPRVRVAYQEKLGVIKTFFDQQKASFPPTGIYMRVIKAEGLLELWTQSEPNDPYLKVREYEICAHSGGLGPKRREGDMQVPEGFYKINCFNPASRFHLALGLDYPNLSDGFFSDQNSPGGDIFIHGSCLSIGCLAMTDSYIKELYIAAVEARNMGQGQIPVHIFPAHMDSSGMEWLQQALLSGSGPYAAMVQEPGGEDQRSELLRFWRNLQEGYESFVRTGMPPVVAIDSEGAYTFTVPAAEEEPQGISY; translated from the coding sequence GTGGCCGGCCGGTCCTTTAAAGATGAACAAATCTGCTTCCCACGGGTCCGGGTCGCCTATCAGGAAAAGCTCGGTGTCATAAAGACATTTTTTGATCAACAGAAAGCCTCTTTCCCGCCCACCGGAATCTATATGCGTGTTATCAAAGCCGAGGGTCTTCTCGAGCTATGGACACAATCGGAACCCAATGATCCGTACCTCAAGGTTCGCGAATACGAAATTTGCGCCCACTCAGGCGGACTGGGGCCGAAACGCCGCGAAGGTGATATGCAGGTGCCTGAGGGCTTTTATAAAATTAATTGTTTCAATCCAGCCAGCCGCTTCCATCTCGCTTTGGGATTGGATTATCCGAATCTATCCGACGGCTTCTTCAGCGATCAGAACTCCCCGGGTGGAGATATTTTTATTCATGGAAGCTGTCTCAGCATTGGATGCCTGGCCATGACGGATAGCTATATCAAGGAACTCTATATTGCGGCCGTGGAAGCGCGTAATATGGGACAGGGGCAGATCCCGGTTCATATTTTCCCGGCGCATATGGATTCCTCAGGTATGGAATGGCTGCAGCAGGCCCTATTGAGCGGATCCGGGCCCTATGCCGCCATGGTCCAGGAACCGGGGGGGGAAGATCAACGCAGCGAACTTCTGAGATTTTGGCGGAATCTCCAGGAGGGATACGAGAGTTTTGTACGAACGGGGATGCCGCCGGTTGTTGCGATAGACTCCGAAGGTGCTTATACTTTCACGGTTCCCGCCGCTGAAGAAGAACCCCAAGGTATTTCATATTAA
- a CDS encoding SpoIIE family protein phosphatase, with protein sequence MAVSFRSLHSLFVPLAILTIGAQIFSLDRLAQEPLLGLSDREGIIQVIHKGGPAEKAGLRGGDQILAVDGTRVRFPYSASDLLKREGARPHILYLRRGAAGLTLELTPNPPQKEDVAWNLTMAGIVLGTLLMGLIVYLKKQRSVTLTFFGICYGIGILILPPHLPRQETVLLINAVLTDLVSAFLPALFVHFFLLFPARRSILARNPFLVWILYLPSFTLFGLAQITHHVQYFLDIDTIRLSIALGMAADILFMTGIALSLGLFIHAFRRMKIPSLRRRIHVTFIGTLLGITPTLIVYSLHTALPGHTIPGDRWAVVTFIFIPASFGYAIIRHGVFEIDRLIRRSLAVTLLIALVVIIYFGIYTILQGSLPKLTGTPGLTPSLVALILVLVLFSPIRGRFQRLLDRDLPLSPASSDRTAMEFGRRIRSVTIWEELVAEIVDGLSQHLNARSGLLFLPDADGNRLKLSYASGIKLGLLGRFNLSVRVLQAVSSLGSSIVRDDLDAELPFGWLDEKDRLALDQADSRLLVALQGKDRPLGLILLGPRMDGGSYEGWQLGFLDDLAEQGAVALENALFHREAVREVKLKNDLEIAHSLQSSLLPRCPPVIPNAELSGKTIPCQDVGGDYYDFLTPDPEHLILSLGDVSGKGVPGALLMANLQAIFRAEASHTFDPVQLLQRVNRRVCEIRRPDRFISLFCATYEISSRVLRYASAGHPPALVMLKDGTMRRLDLSGLLLGIQPDAEYYEGRISLSSGDLLLSYSDGAIEREGPMGMLGEEGMVKALSRHRQLSARDLLNRLFDEIRYHSAQPLQDDTTLLILKAL encoded by the coding sequence ATGGCGGTCTCATTTCGATCTCTTCACTCCCTCTTTGTTCCTCTCGCGATCCTCACGATCGGAGCTCAGATCTTTTCTTTGGACCGCCTCGCCCAGGAGCCGCTTCTGGGACTCAGTGACAGAGAGGGAATTATCCAGGTCATTCATAAGGGAGGGCCCGCGGAGAAGGCCGGGCTTCGAGGGGGTGACCAAATCCTGGCCGTCGACGGAACGAGGGTTCGATTTCCCTACAGCGCCTCCGATCTCCTTAAAAGGGAGGGGGCCCGGCCCCACATACTTTACCTCCGTCGCGGAGCTGCGGGGCTGACGCTCGAACTCACTCCGAACCCGCCCCAGAAAGAGGATGTTGCATGGAATCTCACAATGGCGGGAATCGTGCTCGGCACTCTCTTGATGGGCCTAATCGTCTACCTCAAGAAACAGCGCTCCGTCACTTTAACATTTTTTGGCATCTGTTATGGAATAGGTATCCTTATACTCCCTCCTCACTTGCCACGTCAAGAGACGGTCCTGCTCATTAATGCGGTCCTAACGGATTTGGTTTCAGCCTTTCTCCCGGCCCTCTTTGTCCATTTTTTCCTGCTCTTCCCCGCTCGAAGATCGATCCTGGCCCGGAACCCTTTTCTGGTCTGGATCCTCTATCTACCCTCATTCACACTCTTTGGCCTCGCCCAAATCACTCATCATGTTCAATACTTTCTGGATATCGATACCATAAGATTGTCCATTGCCCTCGGGATGGCGGCCGACATCCTCTTTATGACCGGAATCGCCCTCTCATTGGGCCTTTTTATTCATGCTTTCCGCCGGATGAAGATTCCATCGCTACGCCGCCGGATTCATGTCACTTTCATCGGCACTCTATTGGGAATCACGCCGACTCTGATCGTCTATTCGCTTCACACCGCCCTGCCCGGGCATACCATTCCCGGGGATCGGTGGGCTGTCGTCACCTTTATCTTCATCCCAGCCTCTTTTGGCTATGCGATTATCCGGCATGGCGTTTTTGAAATTGATCGCCTCATCCGGCGGAGTCTCGCCGTGACGCTGCTCATCGCCCTCGTGGTGATTATCTACTTCGGAATTTATACAATCCTTCAGGGCTCCCTGCCGAAACTAACCGGAACGCCGGGACTGACACCGAGTCTCGTGGCTCTGATCCTCGTTCTCGTGCTCTTCAGCCCGATCCGTGGTCGTTTCCAAAGGCTTTTGGATCGCGACCTTCCCCTCTCCCCGGCCTCTTCCGATCGAACCGCCATGGAGTTCGGCCGCAGGATACGCTCTGTCACAATCTGGGAGGAATTAGTAGCAGAAATTGTAGATGGGTTGTCTCAGCACCTGAATGCCCGATCCGGACTCCTCTTCCTCCCCGACGCTGATGGAAATCGGCTCAAGTTGTCCTATGCCAGTGGCATAAAACTCGGTCTGCTCGGCAGATTCAATCTCAGCGTCCGGGTCCTACAGGCGGTCAGCAGCCTTGGCAGCTCGATCGTCCGGGATGATTTGGATGCCGAACTACCATTTGGCTGGCTCGATGAAAAGGATCGTTTGGCTTTGGATCAGGCGGATTCGCGTCTCCTGGTCGCGCTTCAGGGCAAGGACCGGCCGTTGGGTTTGATCCTCCTCGGTCCCAGAATGGACGGTGGATCATATGAGGGATGGCAGCTCGGTTTTCTTGACGACCTAGCCGAGCAGGGCGCCGTGGCCCTCGAGAACGCCCTTTTCCACCGGGAAGCGGTTCGTGAGGTGAAGCTAAAAAACGATTTGGAAATCGCCCACTCGCTTCAAAGCAGTCTTCTACCACGCTGCCCCCCGGTGATTCCCAACGCGGAGTTGTCCGGAAAAACCATTCCATGCCAGGATGTCGGCGGCGATTACTACGACTTTCTGACGCCGGATCCGGAACACCTCATCCTGAGTTTAGGGGATGTATCCGGCAAAGGCGTTCCCGGCGCCCTGCTGATGGCCAATTTGCAGGCCATTTTCCGCGCCGAAGCATCACACACATTCGATCCCGTGCAACTGCTTCAGAGGGTAAACCGGAGAGTTTGTGAAATCAGGCGGCCGGACCGCTTCATTTCACTTTTTTGTGCAACCTATGAGATTTCATCAAGGGTCCTGCGGTATGCATCCGCGGGCCATCCCCCCGCGCTGGTCATGCTGAAGGACGGCACAATGAGGCGATTGGATCTCTCCGGCCTTCTCCTCGGCATTCAACCCGATGCCGAATACTATGAGGGGCGGATTTCACTTTCTTCCGGGGATCTTCTCCTGAGCTACAGTGACGGCGCGATCGAGCGGGAAGGTCCCATGGGAATGCTGGGTGAAGAGGGAATGGTAAAAGCTTTGTCACGTCATAGGCAATTATCCGCCAGAGACCTCTTAAACCGTCTCTTTGACGAAATCCGTTATCACTCGGCCCAGCCGCTCCAAGATGACACGACCTTGTTAATCTTAAAAGCACTGTAA